A genomic region of Mesobacillus jeotgali contains the following coding sequences:
- a CDS encoding TetR/AcrR family transcriptional regulator, which produces MKKNRPKYMQIIDAAVVIIAENGYHQAQVSKIAKQAGVADGTIYLYFKNKEDILISLFQEKMGYFVGSIEEKIAGKQTATEKLYMLVETHFKILSDDRHLAIVTQLELRQSNKDLRHKINEVLKGYLMLIDKIILEGIENGEFSSSLDLRLARQMIFGTVDETATSWVMNEQKYSLTDLAKAVHQLLINGCGYQDTKPVL; this is translated from the coding sequence ATGAAGAAAAACAGGCCGAAATATATGCAAATAATTGACGCAGCAGTGGTCATTATCGCAGAAAACGGCTACCACCAGGCGCAGGTGTCTAAAATAGCAAAGCAGGCTGGAGTGGCTGATGGGACCATTTATTTGTATTTCAAGAATAAGGAAGACATACTGATTTCTCTGTTCCAGGAGAAAATGGGTTACTTCGTGGGAAGTATTGAAGAAAAAATTGCAGGAAAACAAACAGCAACAGAGAAATTATATATGTTGGTCGAAACGCATTTCAAGATTCTTTCAGATGACCGGCATCTTGCAATTGTAACCCAGCTGGAGCTAAGGCAGTCAAATAAGGATCTCCGTCATAAAATCAACGAGGTCCTTAAGGGCTACTTAATGCTGATCGACAAAATCATTTTGGAAGGCATAGAGAATGGAGAGTTTTCAAGCTCCCTGGATTTGCGTCTTGCAAGGCAGATGATTTTTGGTACAGTAGATGAAACTGCGACTTCATGGGTCATGAATGAACAGAAATACAGTCTTACTGACCTGGCTAAAGCGGTACACCAGCTGCTGATCAACGGCTGCGGTTACCAGGACACCAAACCGGTCCTTTAA
- a CDS encoding long-chain-fatty-acid--CoA ligase, with amino-acid sequence MEVEKPWLSQYPPEIPAHLDLQQATVQDYLKQTAEKYPDKVGIHFMGKELTYKQVYNYAKKLAAYLQDLGIEKGDRVAIMLPNTPQSIISYYAILMAGGIVVQTNPLYMERELEYQMKDSGAKAIITLDILFPRVSKVIANTDLENVIVTAIKDYLPFPKNLVYPFIQKKQYGIIVNVKHEGQNHLFTEIMKQPAGKIKEYDYDFEEDLALLQYTGGTTGFPKGVMLTHKNLIANAAMSNAWLYKCKEGEETVLGILPFFHVYGMTAVLILSVMQGSKMVLLPKFDPETTLKTIQKQKPTLFPGAPTIYIGLLNHPDLKKYDLSSIDSCISGSAPLPAEVQEKFEEITGGKLVEGYGLTESSPVTHANFLWDKKRVKGSIGVPWPDTDSIILSMETGEPLPPGEIGEIAVKGPQVMKGYWNRPEETEQTLKDGWLLTGDLGYMDEEGYFYIVDRKKDMIIAGGFNIYPREIEEVLYEHPAIQEVVAAGIPDPYRGETVKVYIVLKEGAQATEEELNEYCRKHLAAYKVPRLFEFRKELPKTAVGKILRRALVDEEKAKRQEDEQKRA; translated from the coding sequence ATGGAAGTAGAAAAGCCGTGGCTGTCGCAATATCCTCCGGAAATACCTGCTCATTTGGATCTTCAGCAAGCAACGGTCCAGGACTATTTGAAGCAGACTGCTGAGAAATACCCTGATAAGGTGGGAATCCACTTTATGGGCAAAGAGCTGACGTATAAGCAAGTCTACAACTATGCGAAAAAACTGGCTGCCTATTTGCAGGACCTGGGAATTGAAAAAGGGGACAGGGTTGCGATCATGCTCCCGAATACTCCTCAGTCTATCATCAGTTACTATGCAATCCTGATGGCCGGGGGAATTGTTGTTCAAACCAACCCTCTGTATATGGAACGGGAGCTTGAATACCAGATGAAGGACTCTGGTGCTAAGGCAATAATCACGCTCGACATCCTATTCCCAAGGGTCTCCAAGGTCATCGCAAACACGGATTTAGAGAATGTAATTGTAACCGCTATCAAGGACTATCTTCCTTTCCCGAAAAATCTTGTCTATCCATTCATCCAGAAAAAACAGTATGGCATCATCGTAAATGTGAAGCATGAAGGCCAGAATCACCTTTTCACTGAAATTATGAAACAGCCTGCCGGTAAAATTAAAGAATACGATTATGATTTTGAAGAAGACTTGGCTTTATTACAATATACTGGCGGAACAACAGGGTTTCCGAAAGGGGTTATGCTGACTCATAAAAACCTGATTGCGAATGCAGCGATGAGCAATGCGTGGCTGTATAAATGCAAAGAGGGTGAAGAAACAGTCCTTGGAATCCTGCCGTTTTTCCATGTTTATGGCATGACAGCTGTATTGATTCTATCCGTAATGCAAGGTTCTAAAATGGTCCTATTGCCAAAATTCGACCCTGAAACAACACTAAAGACAATCCAGAAGCAGAAGCCTACATTGTTTCCAGGAGCACCAACGATTTATATCGGTTTGCTGAACCACCCTGACCTGAAAAAATATGACCTGTCTTCCATCGATTCCTGCATAAGCGGCTCAGCTCCTCTGCCTGCCGAGGTCCAGGAGAAGTTCGAAGAGATAACAGGAGGCAAGCTCGTTGAAGGTTATGGCCTTACAGAATCGTCGCCAGTCACTCATGCGAATTTCCTCTGGGATAAAAAACGGGTGAAAGGCAGTATCGGAGTACCATGGCCTGATACAGATTCAATCATCCTATCAATGGAAACGGGTGAACCGCTGCCACCGGGTGAAATCGGAGAAATAGCTGTCAAAGGCCCGCAAGTAATGAAGGGATATTGGAACAGGCCCGAAGAAACAGAGCAAACACTTAAAGATGGATGGTTGCTCACTGGAGACCTTGGGTATATGGATGAGGAAGGATATTTCTATATTGTCGACCGGAAGAAAGACATGATCATTGCCGGAGGCTTCAATATTTATCCACGGGAAATTGAAGAAGTCCTATATGAACACCCAGCGATCCAGGAGGTTGTGGCCGCAGGAATCCCAGATCCTTACCGAGGTGAAACGGTAAAAGTATATATTGTTCTTAAAGAGGGTGCACAAGCGACAGAAGAAGAACTGAATGAATATTGCCGCAAACATCTTGCTGCATATAAGGTGCCGAGATTATTTGAATTCAGGAAAGAACTTCCTAAAACTGCTGTAGGTAAAATTCTCAGAAGAGCATTAGTTGATGAAGAAAAAGCGAAAAGACAGGAAGATGAACAGAAGAGAGCTTAA
- a CDS encoding DUF350 domain-containing protein — MDHFWENEYIVTAGYYSVSILCIVVFLAVFELVTKYRNWEEIKKGNISVAMATGGKIFGVANIFRYSINQHDSLLTMISWGVFGFVLLLIGYFIFEFLTPKFNIDKEIENDNRAVGLISMVISIGLSYIIGAGI, encoded by the coding sequence ATGGATCATTTTTGGGAAAATGAATATATAGTTACAGCTGGTTATTATAGTGTCTCGATTCTCTGCATCGTCGTATTTCTGGCTGTTTTTGAACTGGTGACAAAATACCGCAACTGGGAAGAAATCAAAAAAGGGAATATTTCCGTTGCGATGGCCACCGGCGGGAAAATCTTCGGTGTAGCCAATATATTCCGCTATTCCATCAATCAGCATGACTCACTGCTCACGATGATCAGCTGGGGAGTTTTCGGCTTCGTCTTGCTTTTGATTGGATACTTTATTTTTGAGTTCCTGACACCAAAGTTCAACATTGATAAAGAAATAGAGAACGACAACCGCGCAGTAGGCCTGATATCCATGGTCATTTCTATCGGCCTGTCTTATATCATCGGAGCAGGAATTTAA
- a CDS encoding endonuclease MutS2: MQQRVLKTLEFDKIRNQLIEHVSSSLGRERAIALMPSVDFSEVSRLQEETDEAAKVLRLKGNVPLGGIHDIRPHVKRAQIGGMLSPSELVQVASTVHASRQMKRFVDDLQEVTEVPILLSYTEGIIVLANLEESIRNAIDEGGEVLDGASEALRSLRHQMRMREARVREKLESMIRSSNASKMLSDAIITIRNDRFVIPVKQEYRSHYGGIIHDQSSSGQTLFIEPQSVVQLNNELQSIRVKEQQEIERILSELSAFTADHHDELMEIVSIMGELDFMFAKARYGSKIKGSKPIVNDEGRINLFQARHPLIAMDEVVPNSVSLGSDYTTIVITGPNTGGKTVTLKTVGLCTLMAQAGLQIPALDGSEVAVFGSVYADIGDEQSIEQSLSTFSSHMVNIVEILEKVDHNSLVLFDELGAGTDPQEGAALAISILDEVYQRGARVIATTHYPELKAYGYNREGVTNASVEFDVETLSPTYKLLIGVPGRSNAFEISKRLGLKESVITTARSYISADSNEVENMIASLESSRKQAERDREEAHQLLKDAAHLHEDLQKQMAEYYQKKDELAEKAKGKAASILEKAKEEAEEIIRDLRKLRLDKGAEIKEHELIDAKRRLSEATPELNQVKKGGGKAKQAKHEFKPGDEVKVLTFDQKGHLVERVSAKEWQVQIGILKMKVKETDMEYINSPKQVETKPLAIVKGKDFHVGLELDLRGERYEDALMRVEKYIDDALLAGYPRVNIIHGKGTGALRQGVQEYLRNHRSVKKIRFGDAGEGGTGVTVVEFK; the protein is encoded by the coding sequence GTGCAACAGCGAGTTTTGAAAACACTTGAATTTGATAAAATCAGGAATCAGCTGATAGAACATGTCTCATCCTCATTAGGACGGGAAAGAGCAATTGCGTTGATGCCTTCCGTTGATTTTTCGGAAGTATCCCGTTTACAGGAAGAAACAGATGAAGCAGCCAAGGTTCTAAGACTAAAAGGTAATGTACCATTAGGTGGTATTCATGATATAAGGCCGCATGTAAAAAGGGCGCAAATCGGAGGTATGCTCAGTCCAAGTGAACTGGTTCAGGTGGCAAGCACTGTCCATGCCAGCAGACAAATGAAGCGATTTGTCGATGATTTGCAGGAAGTTACCGAGGTTCCCATCTTATTGAGCTATACAGAGGGAATCATCGTCCTTGCGAATTTGGAAGAATCGATCAGAAACGCGATCGATGAAGGCGGCGAGGTTCTTGACGGTGCAAGTGAAGCACTAAGGTCACTTCGACATCAAATGCGCATGAGAGAAGCAAGAGTACGTGAAAAATTGGAGAGCATGATTCGCTCATCCAACGCCTCAAAAATGCTATCGGATGCCATCATCACCATCAGGAACGATCGATTTGTCATTCCTGTAAAACAGGAATATCGCTCGCATTATGGCGGTATCATCCATGATCAAAGTTCTTCCGGGCAGACTCTGTTCATTGAGCCGCAATCTGTTGTCCAGCTGAATAATGAACTTCAGAGCATCAGGGTGAAAGAGCAGCAGGAAATCGAAAGAATCCTTTCAGAGCTTTCGGCATTTACCGCCGACCATCATGATGAGCTAATGGAAATCGTGAGCATTATGGGCGAGCTTGATTTTATGTTTGCGAAAGCGCGATATGGGAGCAAAATCAAGGGCTCAAAGCCTATCGTCAATGATGAGGGCCGTATCAACCTTTTCCAGGCAAGACATCCACTGATCGCGATGGATGAAGTTGTTCCGAACAGTGTTTCTTTAGGGAGTGATTATACGACGATTGTCATCACCGGTCCGAATACCGGGGGTAAAACCGTTACTTTGAAGACAGTCGGACTTTGTACGCTAATGGCCCAGGCAGGATTGCAGATTCCTGCTCTTGACGGATCAGAAGTAGCTGTATTTGGGTCAGTTTATGCAGATATTGGTGATGAACAGTCGATCGAGCAAAGTTTGAGTACTTTTTCATCCCATATGGTCAATATCGTGGAAATCCTTGAAAAGGTTGACCACAATAGCCTTGTGCTATTCGATGAACTTGGTGCGGGCACTGATCCTCAGGAAGGTGCAGCACTGGCGATTTCAATACTGGACGAAGTTTATCAGCGAGGTGCAAGAGTGATCGCGACAACCCACTATCCAGAGCTAAAGGCCTATGGATACAATCGGGAAGGCGTCACCAATGCCAGCGTAGAATTCGATGTAGAAACATTGAGCCCGACTTATAAACTACTGATTGGCGTACCAGGCCGAAGTAATGCTTTTGAAATTTCCAAGAGATTAGGATTGAAAGAATCTGTCATTACTACAGCAAGATCCTATATCAGCGCGGACAGCAATGAGGTCGAAAACATGATTGCTTCCCTTGAGTCCAGCCGTAAGCAGGCGGAGAGAGACCGCGAAGAAGCACACCAGCTGTTGAAAGATGCAGCACATCTGCATGAGGATTTGCAAAAACAGATGGCGGAGTATTATCAAAAGAAAGATGAATTAGCCGAAAAGGCAAAAGGAAAAGCTGCATCAATCTTGGAAAAAGCGAAAGAAGAAGCGGAAGAAATCATCCGTGACCTTCGGAAGCTGCGACTTGATAAAGGTGCCGAGATCAAAGAGCATGAATTGATCGATGCCAAAAGACGCCTGAGCGAGGCGACTCCTGAGCTCAATCAGGTGAAAAAAGGCGGAGGCAAAGCGAAACAGGCAAAACACGAGTTCAAGCCAGGGGATGAGGTCAAGGTTCTGACCTTTGATCAAAAAGGACATCTTGTTGAACGCGTTAGTGCTAAAGAATGGCAAGTACAGATTGGCATTCTCAAGATGAAGGTGAAAGAAACGGATATGGAATATATCAACTCTCCTAAGCAGGTAGAAACAAAACCATTAGCCATTGTTAAAGGCAAGGACTTTCACGTGGGACTTGAGCTTGATCTTAGAGGAGAGCGTTATGAAGATGCCCTCATGAGAGTAGAAAAATATATCGATGATGCATTGCTTGCCGGTTACCCAAGAGTCAATATCATCCACGGAAAAGGAACCGGGGCATTGAGACAGGGAGTCCAGGAATACCTTCGCAACCATCGGTCAGTGAAGAAAATAAGATTTGGAGATGCTGGTGAAGGTGGAACAGGCGTGACTGTAGTAGAATTCAAGTAG
- the polX gene encoding DNA polymerase/3'-5' exonuclease PolX, with protein sequence MSVNKKDIVQLLETIATYMELKGENPFKVSAFRKAAAALEGDERSMSEMGELTELKGIGKGTAGVIQEFMETGQSTELKELQEEVPSGLIPLLQLPGMGGKKIAKLYKELGVEGIHDLEEAAKSGKIRDLAGFGKKSEEKILAAIENFGTRPDRLPLAYMLPVAELIESYLQKIEGIEQFSKAGSLRRMRETIKDLDFIIASKNPTAVKDELVKLPKIKEVIAAGDTKVSVTLGLDYDVNVDFRLVDPEEFATALHHFTGSKDHNVRMRQLAKEKGEKISEYGVENVETGEVTTFKSEEEFYQYFGLPFIPPELREDGSEVELYKEDLKIITLESIKGDLHMHSTWSDGGHSIEEMARECIARGYKYMAITDHSHYLKVANGLTPERLRKQIEEVKELNKKFDDFTILTGIEMDILPDGSLDFEDDLLAELDLVIASIHSSFSQPTEKIMNRLKTALVNAHVDIIAHPTGRLIGRREGYSVDIDMLIKLAKETNTALELNANPNRLDLASEYLRKAQDEGVKLVINTDAHKVDTLEHMDIGVTAARKGWIKESSVLNALDLNGLLDFLHGRNQ encoded by the coding sequence GTGTCTGTAAATAAAAAGGATATCGTACAATTACTTGAAACGATCGCTACATATATGGAATTAAAAGGTGAAAACCCATTCAAGGTCTCTGCATTCCGCAAGGCTGCTGCTGCTCTTGAGGGAGATGAGCGCAGTATGTCAGAAATGGGCGAGTTGACTGAACTCAAAGGAATCGGCAAAGGAACAGCCGGAGTCATTCAGGAATTCATGGAGACAGGGCAATCAACTGAGCTGAAAGAATTGCAGGAAGAAGTACCGAGCGGGCTGATCCCACTCTTGCAGCTGCCAGGAATGGGCGGGAAAAAGATCGCCAAGCTATACAAGGAACTGGGAGTAGAAGGCATCCACGACTTGGAGGAGGCTGCGAAGTCAGGTAAAATTCGTGACCTTGCAGGCTTTGGCAAGAAGAGCGAAGAAAAGATTCTTGCGGCAATTGAAAACTTTGGCACAAGGCCGGATAGACTGCCGCTTGCATATATGCTCCCGGTTGCGGAATTAATTGAATCATATCTTCAAAAGATAGAGGGAATCGAACAATTTTCAAAAGCAGGAAGCTTGAGGAGGATGAGAGAGACAATCAAGGATCTGGATTTCATCATTGCTTCTAAAAATCCAACGGCGGTGAAGGACGAGCTGGTCAAACTGCCGAAAATAAAAGAGGTTATCGCAGCTGGAGATACCAAGGTTTCTGTCACACTTGGCCTGGACTATGATGTGAATGTGGACTTCCGCCTTGTCGATCCTGAAGAATTCGCAACTGCGCTCCATCACTTCACTGGTTCAAAAGACCATAATGTAAGAATGCGGCAGTTAGCGAAGGAAAAAGGAGAAAAGATCAGCGAATACGGTGTAGAGAATGTAGAAACAGGTGAAGTCACCACATTCAAATCGGAAGAGGAATTTTATCAGTATTTCGGCCTTCCTTTCATTCCGCCAGAGTTAAGGGAAGACGGCTCGGAAGTCGAGTTATATAAAGAAGATTTGAAAATCATCACACTGGAGTCAATTAAAGGCGACCTTCATATGCATTCAACGTGGAGCGATGGCGGCCATTCAATCGAGGAAATGGCAAGGGAGTGTATCGCGAGAGGCTATAAATACATGGCAATCACAGACCATTCCCATTATTTGAAGGTAGCGAACGGGCTGACGCCGGAACGCCTGCGGAAGCAAATTGAAGAAGTGAAGGAACTGAACAAGAAATTCGATGATTTCACAATTTTGACAGGAATTGAAATGGATATTTTACCAGATGGTTCATTGGATTTTGAAGATGATCTGCTAGCAGAACTCGACTTGGTCATTGCATCGATCCATTCTTCTTTTTCCCAGCCAACCGAAAAAATCATGAACCGTTTGAAGACTGCTCTGGTGAATGCTCATGTTGATATCATCGCGCATCCAACTGGCAGGCTGATCGGCCGTCGTGAGGGATACTCAGTTGATATCGATATGCTGATCAAGCTGGCAAAAGAAACGAATACAGCACTTGAGTTGAACGCGAATCCGAACCGACTTGACCTGGCATCAGAGTATTTAAGGAAAGCTCAGGATGAAGGTGTCAAGCTTGTCATCAATACAGACGCGCATAAAGTGGATACACTAGAGCATATGGATATAGGCGTAACAGCCGCCAGAAAAGGCTGGATCAAGGAATCATCCGTCCTCAATGCATTGGATCTGAACGGATTGCTGGATTTCCTGCACGGCCGTAATCAATAA
- a CDS encoding CvpA family protein — translation MLDLAVLAILLVGFIVGLKRGFILQTIHLAGFIAAFIVAYIYYDQLAPKLTLWIPYPNLGSNATLNLLFENANLEDAYYRAIAFAAIFFAVKILLQIIGSMLDFVAHLPILKQLNVWAGGFLGFVEVYLLLFIVLYIAALLPIQAIQGPLNDSILAENIIKNTPVFSQQIKQLWIEYMAA, via the coding sequence ATGCTTGATCTTGCTGTATTAGCTATTTTGCTTGTTGGCTTCATTGTAGGATTGAAGAGGGGGTTCATCCTGCAAACCATCCATTTGGCTGGATTCATCGCAGCCTTCATCGTTGCGTACATATATTACGACCAGTTGGCGCCAAAGCTGACTCTATGGATTCCGTATCCGAATCTTGGAAGCAATGCGACGTTAAATCTTCTATTTGAAAATGCCAATTTAGAAGATGCATATTATCGCGCGATTGCATTTGCAGCAATCTTCTTCGCAGTGAAAATCCTGCTTCAAATCATCGGTTCGATGCTCGATTTTGTGGCTCACCTTCCAATCCTGAAGCAGTTGAACGTTTGGGCAGGAGGGTTCCTTGGCTTTGTTGAAGTTTACCTGCTTTTATTTATTGTTCTCTACATCGCTGCTTTACTGCCAATCCAGGCGATCCAGGGACCACTGAACGATTCAATTCTAGCCGAAAACATCATAAAAAATACCCCAGTATTTTCCCAGCAAATTAAACAACTTTGGATTGAATACATGGCTGCATAA
- the zapA gene encoding cell division protein ZapA, with amino-acid sequence MLSDTKKNKSTVDIYGQQYTIVGTESTSHIRLIASMVDDKMREIGSANPSLDTSKLAVLTAVNAVNDYIKMKDRVESLEAEIKRLKD; translated from the coding sequence ATGTTGTCAGACACAAAAAAAAATAAGTCGACTGTCGATATATACGGACAGCAATATACGATCGTCGGCACAGAAAGCACCAGCCATATCCGGCTCATTGCCTCGATGGTAGACGATAAAATGCGTGAGATCGGCTCAGCGAATCCTTCACTTGATACTAGTAAATTAGCTGTATTAACTGCTGTGAATGCCGTTAATGATTACATAAAAATGAAAGATCGTGTTGAATCGCTCGAAGCGGAAATTAAAAGGTTAAAGGACTGA
- the rnhC gene encoding ribonuclease HIII yields MGNSVLQKSPEEIKKMKEYYSKFLIDKLPPGSVFAAKTPSCAITAYKSGKVLFQGKDGETEAARWGTALAPSAKKAAAPIPGSHLPKNIGEISIIGSDEVGTGDYFGPITVVAAYVRRQDIPVLKELGVQDSKNLKDDKIIEIAKQLVTFLPHSLLTLHNEKYNQMQMKGMSQGKMKALLHNQAIHHVLEKIAPEKPEAILIDEFAKEQIYYAHLKGQKKIIRENVLFSTKAEGIHLGVAAASMIARYAFVRHFENLSKRAGFTIPKGAGAAVDKAAARLILEKGTEVLPEFVKLHFANTEKAKKIARV; encoded by the coding sequence ATGGGAAACAGTGTCCTTCAAAAAAGTCCGGAAGAAATCAAAAAGATGAAAGAGTATTACAGTAAGTTTCTTATTGATAAGCTTCCGCCTGGCAGCGTTTTCGCCGCCAAAACACCTTCCTGCGCAATCACTGCCTATAAATCAGGAAAAGTATTGTTCCAGGGAAAAGATGGGGAGACCGAGGCAGCCAGGTGGGGAACGGCCCTAGCGCCTTCTGCTAAAAAAGCAGCTGCACCAATTCCAGGCTCCCATTTACCAAAGAATATTGGCGAGATTTCCATCATCGGTTCAGATGAAGTGGGAACTGGCGATTATTTCGGTCCGATCACAGTCGTCGCAGCCTATGTCAGACGGCAGGATATACCTGTATTGAAGGAGCTTGGGGTGCAGGATTCAAAGAATCTCAAGGATGATAAAATCATCGAAATCGCCAAGCAGCTCGTAACCTTTTTGCCGCACAGCCTGCTGACACTGCATAATGAAAAGTACAACCAAATGCAAATGAAAGGCATGTCACAGGGCAAGATGAAAGCTCTGCTGCATAACCAGGCGATCCACCATGTTCTTGAAAAAATCGCCCCTGAAAAACCTGAAGCGATTTTAATCGATGAATTTGCAAAAGAGCAGATTTATTACGCCCATTTAAAAGGGCAAAAGAAGATTATCAGGGAAAACGTTTTGTTCAGCACAAAAGCAGAAGGAATTCACCTGGGAGTGGCTGCAGCGTCGATGATCGCCCGCTACGCGTTTGTCCGCCATTTCGAGAACCTCAGCAAACGCGCAGGATTCACGATACCAAAAGGTGCTGGCGCTGCTGTTGATAAAGCGGCTGCAAGGCTGATCCTTGAAAAAGGGACAGAAGTACTGCCAGAATTCGTTAAGCTGCATTTTGCCAATACTGAAAAAGCGAAGAAGATCGCGAGGGTTTAG